From Garra rufa chromosome 19, GarRuf1.0, whole genome shotgun sequence, the proteins below share one genomic window:
- the LOC141292079 gene encoding proteinase-activated receptor 1-like: MSGGVDPIITRIINVIERIIPFKQPCNSTDLYREQCNETTLDAYNITDDAVLFLKGPMVTRLMPSFYIIIFLISLPLNTLALVNFTCRIREKKPAVIYMSHLACVDLLFTLLLPLKIHYQLNSSDWVFGEVACRVLSAVYYCYMYCSILLMMSMSVDRLLAVVFPIASLTWRSTRKATYICALVWLLAFAGTVPLLSIQQTFKIKDVGITCHDILHHTQLYAYLFSILSCLYFFLPLVVTLVSYSAIIYVLTTKNDHLKTTYSDKRRRAVIMTVAVLVEFVMCFAPTNGILLYHCVRLATGGSSEEGKYYLMAVCLGSASVFLDPLLYYYGSSQCRKQIHSLIWWRKTKGTITPSNTNSQTKSSNLSCEYTQARIQV; encoded by the exons ATGTCTGGTGGTGTTG ATCCAATCATTACCCGGATTATCAATGTAATAGAAAGAATTATTCCATTTAAACAGCCATGTAACAGCACCGATCTGTATAGAGAGCAATGCAACGAGACTACACTGGATGCATATAATATCACAGATGATGCTGTTCTCTTCCTCAAAGGCCCAATGGTCACACGCCTCATGCCCTCATTCTACATCATCATCTTCCTCATTAGTTTACCCCTAAACACTTTGGCCTTGGTAAACTTCACCTGTAGGATTCGAGAGAAGAAACCAGCGGTGATCTACATGTCTCACCTGGCGTGTGTGGACCTGCTCTTCACCCTGCTGCTGCCTCTGAAGATCCACTACCAGCTGAACTCTTCAGATTGGGTGTTCGGTGAGGTGGCGTGTCGTGTGCTCAGTGCAGTTTACTACTGCTACATGTACTGCTCCATACTGCTGATGATGAGCATGAGTGTGGACAGACTGCTGGCCGTGGTGTTTCCCATCGCCTCTCTGACCTGGAGGAGCACAAGGAAAGCCACATACATATGTGCCTTGGTCTGGCTGCTGGCGTTTGCTGGTACTGTGCCACTTCTCTCCATACAACAAACATTCAAGATAAAGGATGTTGGCATCACCTGCCACGACATTCTGCATCACACACAGCTGTATGCATATCTGTTCTCCATCCTCTCCTGCCTCTACTTCTTCTTGCCTCTGGTGGTCACCTTAGTGAGTTACTCTGCTATCATATATGTGCTCACTACCAAGAATGATCATTTGAAAACAACATACTCAGATAAGCGAAGGAGAGCTGTGATTATGACTGTAGCTGTGCTGGTGGAGTTTGTAATGTGTTTTGCACCAACAAATGGCATTTTGTTGTACCACTGTGTTCGTTTAGCCACTGGAGGCAGCAGTGAGGAGGGGAAATACTACCTGATGGCTGTGTGTTTGGGAAGCGCAAGTGTTTTTCTAGATCCTCTGCTGTACTACTACGGCTCGTCTCAATGCAGAAAGCAGATCCACTCTCTGATCTGGTGGAGGAAGACAAAAGGCACAATCACACCATCAAACACAAACAGTCAAACAAAATCCTCTAACCTGAGCTGCGAGTACACTCAGGCTCGCATTCAGGTGTGA
- the LOC141292080 gene encoding proteinase-activated receptor 1-like: MSNGQFWPNGGSESTFIVTAETNETTKNDSFSFGMPYGNNSGDYFGGYPVKNFSVDSYIIASIPKFADPIIIHILEDQPCNGTDLNELNCNKKAQDAYNISDKSVDFLKGPMVTRVMPSFYIIIFLISLPLNALALVTFTCKIREKKPAVIYMSHLACVDLLFTLLLPLKIHYHLNASDWVFGEAACRVLSAAYYCYMYCSILLMMSMSVDRLLAVVFPIASLTWRSTKKATCVCVLVWLLAFTGTVPLLSITQTFKIKDVGVTCHDVLYHTQLYAYLFSILSCLYFFLPLVVTLVSYSTIIYVLTTKSNHLATSSSDKRRRAVIMAIAVLMEFVVCFAPTNGILLYHCVRLATGGSSEEGKYYLMAVCLGSASVFLDPLLYYYGSSQCRKQIRSLIWWRKTKSTTTPSNTNSQTKSSNLSCEYTQACIQV, from the exons ATGAGTAATGGGCAGTTTTGGCCCAATG GTGGTTCTGAAAGCACCTTCATTGTTACGGCAGAGACCAATGAGACAACAAAAAATGATTCCTTTTCATTTGGGATGCCATATGGAAATAATTCCGGAGACTATTTTGGAGGCTATCCTGTAAAAAACTTTTCCGTAGACTCATACATAATCGCTTCCATACCAAAGTTTGCAG ATCCCATCATTATACATATTCTCGAAGACCAGCCATGTAACGGCACTGATCTGAATGAACTGAATTGCAACAAGAAAGCACAGGATGCGTACAACATCTCAGACAAGTCTGTTGACTTCCTCAAAGGCCCAATGGTCACACGCGTCATGCCCTCATTCTACATCATCATCTTCCTCATTAGTTTACCCCTGAATGCTTTGGCCTTGGTGACGTTCACCTGTAAGATTCGAGAGAAGAAACCAGCAGTGATCTACATGTCTCACCTGGCGTGTGTGGACCTGCTCTTCACCCTGCTGCTGCCTCTGAAGATCCACTACCACCTGAACGCTTCAGATTGGGTGTTCGGTGAGGCGGCGTGTCGTGTGCTCAGTGCAGCTTACTACTGCTACATGTACTGCTCCATACTGCTGATGATGAGCATGAGTGTGGACAGACTGCTGGCCGTGGTGTTTCCCATCGCCTCTCTGACCTGGAGGAGCACAAAGAAAGCCACATGCGTATGTGTGCTAGTCTGGCTGTTGGCGTTCACTGGTACTGTGCCACTACTTTCTATAACACAAACATTCAAGATAAAGGATGTTGGCGTCACCTGCCACGACGTGCTGTATCACACACAGCTGTATGCATACCTGTTCTCCATCCTCTCCTGCCTCTACTTCTTCTTGCCTCTGGTGGTCACCTTAGTGAGTTACTCTACTATCATATATGTGCTCACTACCAAGTCTAATCACTTAGCAACCTCATCGTCAGACAAGCGAAGGAGAGCAGTGATTATGGCTATAGCTGTGCTGATGGAGTTTGTGGTGTGCTTTGCACCAACAAATGGCATCTTGTTGTACCACTGTGTTCGTTTAGCCACCGGAGGCAGCAGTGAGGAGGGGAAATACTACCTGATGGCTGTGTGTTTGGGAAGCGCAAGTGTTTTTCTAGATCCTCTGCTCTACTACTACGGCTCGTCTCAATGCAGAAAGCAGATTCGTTCTCTGATCTGGTGGAGGAAGACAAAAAGCACAACCACACCATCAAATACAAATAGTCAAACAAAATCTTCTAACCTAAGCTGCGAGTACACTCAAGCTTGCATTCAAGTGTGA
- the LOC141292082 gene encoding proteinase-activated receptor 1-like → MFTQCLGMYNVNVHLRIANPIPRIVSVIEKIIPFRQPCNSTDMDRNQCNETTQDAYNITDDAVLFLKGPMVTRVMPSFYIIIFLISLPLNALALMTFICRIREKKPAVIYMSHLACVDLLFTLLLPLKIHYQMNSSDWVFGEAACRVLSAAYYCYMYCSILLMMSMSVDRLLAVVFPIASLTWRSTRKATYICTLVWLLAFAGTVPLLSIQQTFKIKDVGVTCHDVLHHTQLYAYLFSILSCLYFFLPLVVTLVSYSTIIYVLTTKNDHLKTTYSDKRRRAVIMTVAVLMEFVMCFAPTNGILLYHCVRLATGGSSEEGKYYLMAVCLGSASVFLDPLLYYYGSSQCRKQIRSLIWWRKTKGTITPSNTNSQTKSSNLSCEYTQGRIQV, encoded by the exons ATGTTCACCCAGTGTTTAGGAATGTACAACGTGAACGTCCACTTAAGAATagcca ATCCAATACCCCGGATTGTCAGTGTCATTGAAAAAATTATTCCTTTTAGACAGCCATGTAACAGCACCGATATGGATAGAAATCAATGCAACGAGACTACACAGGACGCATATAATATCACAGATGATGCTGTTCTCTTCCTCAAAGGCCCAATGGTCACACGTGTCATGCCCTCATTCTACATCATCATCTTTCTCATTAGTTTACCCCTAAATGCTTTGGCCTTGATGACGTTCATCTGTAGGATTCGAGAGAAGAAACCAGCGGTGATCTACATGTCTCACCTGGCGTGTGTGGACCTGCTCTTCACCCTGCTGCTGCCTCTGAAGATCCACTACCAGATGAACTCTTCAGATTGGGTGTTCGGTGAGGCGGCGTGTCGTGTGCTCAGTGCAGCTTACTACTGCTACATGTACTGCTCCATACTGCTGATGATGAGCATGAGTGTGGACAGACTGCTGGCCGTGGTGTTTCCCATCGCCTCTCTGACCTGGAGGAGCACAAGGAAAGCCACATACATATGTACCTTGGTCTGGCTGCTGGCGTTCGCTGGTACTGTGCCACTTCTCTCCATACAACAAACATTCAAGATAAAGGATGTTGGCGTCACCTGCCACGACGTTCTGCATCACACACAGCTGTATGCATATCTGTTCTCCATCCTCTCCTGCCTCTACTTCTTCTTGCCTCTGGTTGTCACCTTAGTGAGTTACTCTACTATCATATATGTGCTCACCACCAAGAATGATCACTTGAAAACAACATACTCAGACAAGCGAAGGAGAGCTGTGATTATGACTGTAGCTGTGCTGATGGAGTTTGTAATGTGTTTTGCACCAACAAATGGCATCTTGTTGTACCACTGTGTTCGTTTAGCCACCGGAGGCAGCAGTGAGGAGGGGAAATACTACCTGATGGCTGTGTGTTTGGGAAGCGCAAGTGTTTTTCTAGATCCTCTGCTGTACTACTACGGCTCGTCTCAATGCAGAAAGCAGATCCGCTCTCTGATCTGGTGGAGGAAGACCAAAGGCACAATCACACCATCAAACACAAACAGCCAAACAAAATCCTCTAACCTGAGCTGCGAGTACACTCAGGGTCGCATTCAGGTGTGA
- the LOC141293156 gene encoding proteinase-activated receptor 1-like — protein MPLFYIFIILISLPLNTLALVTFTCRIREKKPAVIYMSHLACVDLLFTLLLPLKIHYQMNSSDWVFGEAACRVLSAAYYCYMYCSILLMMSMSVDRLLAVVFPITSLTWRSTRKATFICTIIWLLALAGTVPLLTMRQTFKIKDVGVTCHDALIYDDPADQLYMYLFSILSCLYYFVPLIITLVSYSAIIYVLCTRSNQFAKSSFFLDKRRGAVIMAISVLMVFVMCFAPTNGILLYHCFLLATGFNSGEGDSSYAAYLMAMCLGSASVFLDPLLYYYGSSQCRQQIRSVFKRDKAEKPASPCNTQTKSTSLTKTTLAVKCEEN, from the coding sequence ATGCCTTTGTTCTACATCTTCATAATCCTCATTAGTTTACCTCTGAACACTTTGGCCTTGGTGACATTCACCTGTAGGATTCGAGAGAAGAAACCAGCAGTGATCTACATGTCTCATCTGGCGTGTGTGGACCTGCTCTTCACCCTGCTGCTGCCTCTGAAGATCCACTACCAGATGAACTCTTCAGATTGGGTGTTCGGTGAGGCGGCGTGTCGTGTGCTCAGTGCAGCTTACTACTGCTACATGTACTGCTCCATACTGCTGATGATGAGCATGAGTGTGGACAGACTGCTGGCCGTGGTGTTTCCCATCACCTCTTTAACCTGGAGGAGCACAAGGAAAGCCACATTCATATGCACAATAATCTGGCTGCTGGCGCTCGCTGGTACAGTGCCACTTCTCACAATGAGACAAACATTCAAGATTAAGGATGTGGGCGTCACCTGCCATGATGCGCTGATCTATGACGACCCCGCAGATCAGCTATACATGTACCTGTTTTCCATTCTCTCCTGCCTCTACTACTTTGTGCCACTGATCATCACATTAGTGAGCTACTCTGCCATCATATATGTGCTCTGTACTAGGTCTAATCAATTTGCTAAATCATCATTTTTCTTAGATAAGCGAAGGGGAGCTGTGATTATGGCCATCTCCGTGCTGATGGTGTTTGTGATGTGCTTTGCACCAACCAATGGCATCCTGTTGTACCACTGTTTTCTTTTAGCTACTGGATTCAACAGTGGGGAGGGAGATTCATCATATGCAGCTTACCTGATGGCTATGTGTTTGGGGAGCGCAAGTGTTTTTCTGGACCCTCTGCTGTACTACTACGGCTCATCTCAATGCAGACAGCAGATCCGCTCTGTGTTCAAAAGAGATAAGGCAGAAAAACCAGCCTCACCATGTAACACACAGACAAAATCCACATCTCTCACAAAAACCACGCTTGCAGTAAAGTGTGAAGAAAACTGA